ATCCGTTGAATAGATGGCGATATCTCCACCGTTGATAGTAATTGACTTACCTTCAAGCCCTTCTGTAGAATTCTTAACGGTATAGGTACCACTATCAATAACCAAATCACCTGATGCGTGGATACCATCATCTCCAGCAGTAACAGTGATGGTATTGTCAGAGAGATACATGGTTCCTACAGATATGTCCTCATCATTGTCGACCTTAACTCCGTCTTCCTTGGCATCGATAGTCATAGTTGTGCCGGTAATGTTGAGTTCATCATTAACATTAAAGGCATCCCCGACTGCTGTGATGTTGTAGCTTCCACCTGTGATGTGAAGTGTATCATTTGCCTTGATACCATTATTTTTCTTGCCGTCTACATTGAGAGTTCCCTTACCATTGATGGTCAAGTCCACTTTAGAGAAGAGGGCTGCGTCAGCCTTGTCATCACTATTAGAAGCAGAATCTGAGAGGCTATTGGTTGTTCCATCTGCTAGAGTTAGGTAAACATGACCAGCCGATGTTGCAGAAATAGCTGCATTGGTATTGGTCATGGTCACACCCTTTAGAACAATATGTACATCATCAGAATTTCCAGCTTCGATCTTGATTTGAACACCGTCAGATTGACCAGAGATCACATAGGTACCTGACTTAGAGATTGTAACGGTAGATCCTGATACGGCAACTCCGTCACCTGATACCTTCGCTGTTGATCCTGACAAAGTTACAGTTGCTGCTGTCTTTTCATCATAAGAAGTATCATAGTCCTTGTCTGTAAAATAGCTAGTTTTCTTAGCTTCTGTAGTTGATGTCGTTTTCGTTGTCGCAGTATTGCTAGCTGTTGTATTTGAAGTTGACTGGGTACAAGCTGTTACTAGTGCTATAGTTGCTATACTCGTTAATAAGAATGTCCATTTTTTTGCTTTCATGCTCGTTTCCTCGACTTTCATTTTACATGCTCTTAGTCTACGTGACTTTCCTAAAATAAGCCTAAACTTTTTCTGAAAGTTTTCTTAAGTTTAGTTTCAATTAAGTTAAATTTAACAAAAGTTTTAGATAAACTCTTTAAAATCCTAGACAAACAAGCTCGTCCTTGTTTAAAAATAGTATAAGCTAAGATTAGAGGAGAAGAACTTATGAAACCAATCGAAACAACTTTTAAACGGATTGAAACCAAATATGTTGTCTCCAAAGAAATATTAGACAAACTGATTCAAGATTTAAAGGAATATTTAGTAGAAGACGACTATCCAATTTCAACAATATCAAATATCTACTTTGATACAGAAGACTTTGATATTCTCCAAGATGAGCATCTTGGCGACAAACGAAAAGAAAAGGTACGGATGCGGACCTATCTCAGCCAAC
The window above is part of the Streptococcus sp. Marseille-Q6470 genome. Proteins encoded here:
- a CDS encoding carbohydrate-binding domain-containing protein, translated to MKAKKWTFLLTSIATIALVTACTQSTSNTTASNTATTKTTSTTEAKKTSYFTDKDYDTSYDEKTAATVTLSGSTAKVSGDGVAVSGSTVTISKSGTYVISGQSDGVQIKIEAGNSDDVHIVLKGVTMTNTNAAISATSAGHVYLTLADGTTNSLSDSASNSDDKADAALFSKVDLTINGKGTLNVDGKKNNGIKANDTLHITGGSYNITAVGDAFNVNDELNITGTTMTIDAKEDGVKVDNDEDISVGTMYLSDNTITVTAGDDGIHASGDLVIDSGTYTVKNSTEGLEGKSITINGGDIAIYSTDDGVNAANKNAQQSEIFFTMNGGNLTVEVGQGDTDPIDSNGNITVNGGTIKMTGQTGFDFDGTATYTGGDIYLNGEKQTEIVNSMPGGGGAPGGGPQGNGGPGGPAPGGQP